The Thunnus maccoyii chromosome 9, fThuMac1.1, whole genome shotgun sequence genome includes a region encoding these proteins:
- the neflb gene encoding neurofilament light chain b, with translation MASTGFDPYFPPIYKRRVVVRSAGYGAGGGIGSRSAYSSHSAPITSYASSRRSYPTQSRAPSSFTSVFFSAPVSAAATELRLDQAAQVSAEFKAVRTQEKAELQDLNDRFASFIERVHELEQQNKLLETELLLLRQRQTEPSNLRALYEHEIRQLHAAIEEARHEKQAAQDHRDEMEDVLRNLQKRFEDEVLCRAEAEGRLMDTRKGADEAALAQAELEKRVGTLLDELAFLKRLCESEITELQAQIQYSVDVSVEMEVAKPDLSAALRDIRVQYEKLAQRNLQSAEEWFCNKMNVMTVGSARNTESARHAKDEAGEYRRLLKERTLEIDACRQMNQALENQLQDVEEKQSAEISALQDTIGQLEDELRANKNDMARYLKDYQDLLNVKMALDIEIAAYRKLLEGEENRLNVAGAAMYAVPSYGRSFVSMQPQLSSAAPYLLSSRLYSSSLSTEETISASQAQQVEASPPQEEEEEQAEEEEKEEQVEEEEKEEQAEEEEKEEVEEEQGDEKEEEEAEEEQGEEAEEEEAEEKEEEEEKQEEVEEADGEGLSKEDDEEGGEESQPQEEDDAEQKEQEADADGEKEKEETEKEAEADADEKNGKTTV, from the exons ATGGCTTCCACCGGCTTTGACCCTTATTTCCCTCCCATTTACAAGAGGAGAGTGGTTGTGCGCAGTGCAGGATATGGTGCTGGTGGAGGAATAGGATCTAGGTCTGCCTACTCCAGCCACTCTGCCCCAATAACTTCCTATGCATCTTCACGCAGAAGTTATCCAACACAAAGCCGAGCTCCTTCCAGCTTCACCTCcgtgtttttttctgctccagTGTCTGCAGCTGCCACTGAGCTACGCCTTGACCAAGCAGCCCAGGTCAGTGCTGAGTTCAAAGCAGTGCGGACCCAGGAGAAGGCCGAGCTGCAAGACCTGAATGACCGCTTTGCAAGCTTCATTGAGAGGGTCCATGAACTGGAGCAGCAGAACAAGTTGCTGGAGACTGAACTCCTGCTGCTCAGGCAGAGGCAGACGGAGCCATCCAACCTTCGGGCCCTGTATGAGCATGAGATCCGCCAACTTCATGCTGCTATAGAGGAGGCCCGCCATGAGAAACAAGCTGCCCAGGACCACAGGGATGAGATGGAAGACGTGCTTAGAAACCTGCAAAAGCGCTTCGAGGATGAAGTGCTTTGCAGGGCGGAAGCAGAGGGCAGGCTCATGGATACCAGGAAGGGGGCAGATGAGGCTGCACTGGCTCAGGCTGAGCTTGAGAAAAGAGTTGGTACCCTGTTGGATGAGCTGGCCTTCCTGAAGCGCCTCTGTGAGAGTGAGATTACAGAACTACAGGCCCAAATCCAGTACAGCGTAGATGTGTCAGTGGAGATGGAGGTAGCTAAACCTGACCTATCCGCTGCTCTCCGCGACATTCGAGTCCAGTATGAGAAGCTGGCACAACGCAACCTTCAATCAGCTGAAGAATGGTTCTGCAACAAGATGAATGTGATGACAGTAGGCAGTGCTCGCAACACAGAGAGTGCACGTCATGCCAAAGACGAGGCTGGAGAATATCGCCGGCTGCTCAAAGAAAGGACCCTGGAGATTGATGCCTGTCGTCAGATGAACCAAGCTCTGGAAAACCAACTACAAGACGTGGAGGAGAAACAGAGTGCTGAGATCTCTGCACTGCAG GATACAATAGGTCAACTGGAGGATGAGTTGAGGGCAAACAAGAATGACATGGCTCGCTATTTGAAAGATTATCAGGATCTCCTGAATGTGAAGATGGCCTTGGATATTGAAATTGCAGCCTATAG GAAGCTGCTTGAAGGAGAAGAGAACCGTCTAAATGTGGCTGGAGCAGCCATGTACGCTGTTCCATCTTATGGAAGATCATTTGTCTCCATGCAGCCTCAGCTGAGCTCTGCAGCTCCGTACCTACTGAGCTCTCGCTTGTATAGTTCATCACTCTCCACAGAGGAGACGATATCCGCAAGCCAAGCACAGCAGGTAGAGGCTAGCCCTCCtcaagaagaggaggaagagcaggcggaagaggaagagaaggaggagcaggtggaagaggaagagaaggaggagcaggcggaagaggaagagaaggaggaagtagaagaggagcagggagacgagaaagaggaggaggaagcagaggaagagcagGGAGAAgaggccgaggaggaggaggcggaagaaaaggaggaggaggaggaaaaacaagaggAAGTGGAAGAAGCAGATGGAgaaggtttgt CAAAGGAAGATgatgaggaaggaggagaggagagccaACCTCAAGAGGAGGATGATGCTGAGCAGAAAGAGCAAGAGGCTGATGCAGATGgtgagaaggagaaagaagaaactGAAAAGGAAGCAGAAGCAGATGCTGatgagaaaaatggaaaaacaactgTTTAA